Part of the Spiroplasma endosymbiont of Poecilobothrus nobilitatus genome is shown below.
CGTTGACGAAGTTCACGACGAGAAGAAATATTAATGTATCCTAATCATTGCATAAAGTGAGTTACAAATCCACCGCGGTGTCCTGCTGATGATGGTAATAATAATTCAATTGCAATGCGAATTGATAATCCAATCACAACATTAGCAACAGCAAGGGGCATCACAAAAATAATTAATACTGCTCCTGCTTGCATAATTGTTGGTGCTTGCGCAAAAAGCGTTCCTAAACCATCTTGATTAATTATTAAACCTAATACTGAAAAAACATTTGGTTGATATTGTACATTGTTTATTCAAGTTGCCAATCCTTGGCCATTAGTTAAATTATATCAGTAAAGTTTTTCACGCAGTACAAAAGAAAAACCATCAGCAATGGCAATGAAAAATAATCCTAAAAATAAGGATAGATATAGAGTAAAGCCGCCAATTCTTGTCATTCATTTCCCAACTAATAAACGAACATTTCATTTTCAATGTGCTGCTGTTATATTTGTTAGTAAGACAATAACAAAAATTGCTGTTCCAACTGCAATTAATGTAAAAATAGGAACAAAAATATATAAATCAATTACTCAAAATTTAAAAAGAGAAAATCCCTTTAAACTAAAAACTGTTTTAAAAGAACCATATGATAATAAAAAATTTAAAATATTATAAGCACTATCTCCCTGTAAAGCTTCTAGCGGATTAGGGTTTAATCCTTTAACGCTTAATGAATTAATAATTTCTTGTTTTAATGCTGTTACTTGTTGATTTAATGTTGGAATAACTGCTCCAGCCATAATAATTACAATTCCTGCTAAAAATCATATAGTACTAAATTTTAGTCAAGACTTTAATGTCATAGTCTCCTCCATGTTTCTAAATAATTATAAGTATATTATACCAAGAAAACAAGGAAGATGATATTTTTTTTTATTCTAGAGTGATTAACAAATTACATCATAACTCGTTCTACTACTTTAATATCTGGAATGGCTAATAATGATGACCGAATTTGTTGCAAGCGGTCAGCATTACTAACCTTAATAATTGTTTTAATTGTTAAATTCATTAAATCACCAGAAACATTAGCACTCATCATTTGAACCGATGCATTTAAATGACTTAATACTTTTGTCACATCAACTAGTAAGGCTGGTCGATCAATTGCTTCAATCCGAATTGCACAATCATATTTTTTATTTTTACAAACTGTTTCATTTCAACTAACTTCAACTTGGCGGTCTTGCTTATCACCGCTTTTAATATTGCGACATGTTTTTAAATGAACTTTAATCCCTTCAGCTTTAGAAACATAACCAGTGATGTCTTCATATGGAATTGGCAAACAACATTGCGAAATAACAACTTTAATGCTTGAAATGCCTTGGACAATGATATCATCTTTTAACTGCGCTTTTTTATATTGTTTATCTTGTAATTTTTTTAAAATTTTTTCATTTTGACTTGTTTCGTGATCTAAATAAACTAAATTAATTGTTTCTTCTAAAGTATATTCATCATTAGCAACATCTAACAAAAAATCTTCAATATTATTAAAATTAATTGCATGTAATCGTTCTAATTGTGTTTCTGAATCAACTAACTTTCATTTTAAATCTTTTTTTGCAATATATTCTTCAATTTGTGCCTTTGTTTGTTTAATTTTTTCTAAATTAACTGATTTTGTAT
Proteins encoded:
- the scm1 gene encoding motility-associated protein Scm1 yields the protein MTLKSWLKFSTIWFLAGIVIIMAGAVIPTLNQQVTALKQEIINSLSVKGLNPNPLEALQGDSAYNILNFLLSYGSFKTVFSLKGFSLFKFWVIDLYIFVPIFTLIAVGTAIFVIVLLTNITAAHWKWNVRLLVGKWMTRIGGFTLYLSLFLGLFFIAIADGFSFVLREKLYWYNLTNGQGLATWINNVQYQPNVFSVLGLIINQDGLGTLFAQAPTIMQAGAVLIIFVMPLAVANVVIGLSIRIAIELLLPSSAGHRGGFVTHFMQWLGYINISSRRELRQRLGSNIGMILLMIGFIVIMIFPAFTSTTRYVTANWILLVVAIGLMIISFIPLYFMLFCLARLQEFSYNLLMFVQMLTWLVIGLLWQTLMWTIFRQYFQYPAVVPVITTFFFVNILLVSFYLLVRGYRK